From a region of the Catharus ustulatus isolate bCatUst1 chromosome 11, bCatUst1.pri.v2, whole genome shotgun sequence genome:
- the CBLN1 gene encoding cerebellin-1 — MRGPRLGLGLGLLLGAAWVACGQNETEPIVLEGKCLVVCDSNPTSDPTGTALGISVRSGSAKVAFSAIRSTNHEPSEMSNRTMIIYFDQVLVNIGSNFDSERSTFIAPRKGIYSFNFHVVKVYNRQTIQVSLMLNGWPVISAFAGDQDVTREAASNGVLIQMEKGDRAYLKLERGNLMGGWKYSTFSGFLVFPL, encoded by the exons ATGCGGGGCccgaggctggggctggggctggggctgctgctgggcgCGGCGTGGGTGGCGTGCGGGCAGAACGAGACGGAGCCCATCGTGCTGGAGGGCAAGTGCCTCGTGGTATGCGACTCCAACCCCACCTCCGACCCCACCGGCACGGCGCTCGGCATCTCCGTGCGCTCCGGCAGCGCCAAGGTCGCCTTCTCCGCCATCCGTAGCACCAACCACGAGCCCTCCGAGATGAGCAACCGCACCATGATCATCTACTTCGACCAG GTACTAGTGAATATCGGCAGCAACTTCGACTCGGAGCGGAGCACTTTCATCGCACCCAGGAAAGGGATTTACAGTTTCAATTTTCACGTGGTGAAAGTGTACAACAGGCAAACCATTCAG GTGAGTTTGATGCTAAATGGGTGGCCAGTGATTTCTGCCTTTGCAGGGGACCAAGATGTAACCCGAGAAGCTGCTAGCAATGGAGTCCTGATTCAGATGGAGAAAGGAGACAGAGCTTATCTAAAACTGGAGAGAGGAAACTTGATGGGAGGCTGGAAGTATTCAACATTCTCTGGATTTCTAGTGTTCCCGCTTTAA